One region of Juglans regia cultivar Chandler chromosome 4, Walnut 2.0, whole genome shotgun sequence genomic DNA includes:
- the LOC108980710 gene encoding ethylene-responsive transcription factor ERN1-like, whose translation MEIQFHQHKQHKNSDISGISKESKFKGRGRSRSRSRSSSSNTNKFVGVRQRPSGRWVAEIKDTTQKIRMWLGTFETAEEAARAYDQAACLLRGSNTRTNFITHVFSDSPLASRIRNLLNNKKGANREQQVESPTPTISTTSTRPSSRTSSNSTSPSNGDNSDLSRGNTQFFVDAYKPDLSNCSEEFPFQQYPASWGFGPGYDRFLFTQEAVDLPKNVALHDTAELEIPEFERMKVERQISASLYAVNGVHEYMETVHDPPEALWDLPPLCSLFC comes from the coding sequence ATGGAGATTCAATTCCACCAACACAAGCAGCACAAGAATTCTGACATCTCAGGAATAAGCAAAGAGAGCAAGTTCAAGGGAAGAGGCAGAAGCCGAAGCCGAAGCCGAAGCAGCAGCAGTAACACAAACAAGTTTGTTGGGGTGAGACAAAGGCCATCTGGGAGATGGGTAGCTGAGATCAAAGACACAACACAAAAGATAAGGATGTGGCTCGGCACATTTGAGACTGCTGAGGAGGCTGCCCGAGCTTATGATCAAGCCGCTTGCCTTCTTCGTGGATCCAACACTCGTACAAACTTCATTACCCATGTGTTCTCAGATTCTCCCCTCGCTTCTAGGATTAGGAATCTCCTAAACAACAAAAAAGGAGCCAATAGAGAACAACAGGTTGAATCCCCTACTCCCACAATTAGTACAACTAGTACTCGTCCTAGTTCTAGAACTAGTAGTAATTCTACTTCCCCGAGCAACGGTGATAACTCTGATCTTTCTAGAGGAAATACCCAGTTTTTTGTTGATGCATATAAACCAGATTTGAGCAATTGCAGTGAAGAGTTTCCCTTTCAACAGTATCCTGCTTCATGGGGTTTTGGACCTGGGTATGATCGGTTTTTGTTCACTCAAGAAGCGGTGGATTTGCCAAAGAATGTAGCTTTGCATGATACTGCTGAGTTGGAGATACCGGAATTTGAAAGAATGAAAGTCGAAAGACAGATATCGGCTTCGCTCTATGCAGTGAATGGAGTGCACGAGTATATGGAAACTGTTCATGATCCTCCTGAGGCTCTCTGGGATCTTCCACCATTATGTTCATTGTTTTGCTAA